Below is a window of Defluviimonas sp. SAOS-178_SWC DNA.
CAGGAACTGGGGCTGATCGTGCGGCCGCTGATCAACATGTGCGTCTTCTCGCCGCCCTTGATCATCACCGCGGACGAGATCGACCGGATGTTCGACATCCTCGCCGAAGGGATCCGCCGGGCAAGCGATGACCTCGCGCGCGAAGGGCTTTGGGCGGCGTGACGTCTGGTTTCGCCGCGCTGGCGCGCGGCGACCGGCCGGGGAGGCGCTGCCTCCCCGGACCCCTCCGGAGTATTTGGACAAGGAGAAGACGGGGGTCAGATCCGCGCCGCGTGATCGGGCAGGAGGAGCCGGAGGTGGCCGAGCGCCTTGTCGAACGCGTCGGCGCGGCTGACGGTGCGGCCATAAATATGCATCTGGAGCCAGAGCCCGTCGGTCATCGCGTCGATGGAGTTGGCCAGCAGCACCGGATCCGGGCCCCCGTTCAGCGCCTCGCAGGCGCCGACCATCGCGGCGTAGCGGATCTGCTCTGCCTCTTCGCAGATGCGGTTGTAAAGCGGCTCGGCCCCTGCCTCGCCCCAGAAGGCGAACCATAGGGCGAGCTTCTTGCGCGTGCAGACCGAGGCGCCGAAATCGGCGCGGACGAGGCCGAGGATCCGGTCGAGCGGGTCGGGGGCGGCGAGGGCGGGTTCCCAGGCCTTGCGGTATTCGTCCGAAAGCCTGCGGAGGGTTTCGGTCAGGAGGCCCTCCTTCGTCTTGAAGTGGAAGATGAGGACGCCCTGCGAGACCCCGGCCGCCGCCGCGACATTGGCGAGCGTCGTGCCGGAGATCCCGTGCGTCGCCACGGTCTCCACCACCGCGTCGATGATGCGGGCCTGGGTGCGTTGGCTGGTGGGCGATATCTTTGCGGTCATTGGGAGCGGTCCGGGGCAGTTGGTGCGATCTTAGAGACCATGTCGGCAAAGTCAATTTATTGACCATTCGCTCAGAAATAATTTTGACTGGACGCTCAGAAAATGCTAGTCGGAGGGAAAGCGCAGGAACGCAGGAGGGGGGATGACCTACGACGCCATCATCGTCGGAGCCGGGCATAACGGGCTGACGACCGCCTGTTTCCTGGCGCGGGCCGGGCTGAAGGCCCTCGTGATCGAGAAGAACGACTATGTCGGCGGCGCCGCGGTCAGTCGCGAGCTGACGCCGGGTTGGACCTATTCCAACTGTTCCTATGTCTGCTCGCTTTTGCGCCCTGAGATCATCCGGGCGCTGGAACTGCCGAAATTCGGGCTGCAGGTCATTCCTTACGAAAGTGGCGCCACGTTCAATTCGAAGGGGGAGTATTTCAACTATTCCTCGGACCATGATGCGCTTCGGCGCGAGCTTGTCCGCCACAATCCGCGCGATGCCGACGGGTATGAGCGCTATTCCCGCGCGGTGATGAAGCAGTGCAGGTTCATCAAGCCGCTTCTCCTGCGCACCGCCCCCGACCCCGCCTCGTTCCGCCCGCGCGACCTGTCGGAGCTTCTCTATATCGGCAAGCGCTTCCACGATCTCGGCGAGCGCGACATGGCCGAGACGGTGCGGTTCTGGACCATGTCGATCGCGGAGTTCCTCGACGAATATCTTGAGACCGACATCGTCAAGGCGCATCTCGCCGGATCGGGGATCATTGGCACCGGGCTCGGCCCGTATTCCCCGGGCACGGCCTATGTGCTCCTGCACCACTACATGGGCGAGGTTGACGGCGCGATCGGCGCCTGGGGCTTCGCGCGGGGCGGGATGGGGGCGATCACGCGGGCGATGGCCGACAGTTTCCACGCGTCTGGCGGCGAGATCCGGGCGGGATCCGGCCTTGACCGGTTCCTCGTATCGAACGGCCGGGTGACCGGGGTCGTGCTGGAGAACGGCGACGAGTTCCATGCGAAGACCGTGGTTTCGGGAATGGACGTGCGGCGGACCTTCGTCGACCACACCGATGCGGCCGACCTGCCCGAGGACTTCCTCAAGGGCGTGAAGCGCTACCGATTCCGGGGGTCGTCGGGCAAGCTGAATATCGCGCTCGACGGGATGCCCTCGTTCCATGCCGCCCCGAAGGGCGCGCGCTTCCTGCGGGGCGATCTCCACTTCCTCGACGACATGGAGGAGATCGAGCGCGCCTATGACGACTGGAAGGAAGGTCGTTGGTCATCAAGCCCTTACGTGGATTTTCTTATCCCGACCCAGATCGACCCGACGATGGCGCCGCCGGGCAAGCACTATGCGACGATCTTCGTGCAATACGCGCCCTATGAGTTGGCCGATGGCGCCTGGGACGATGCCAAGCGGGAAGCCTTCGCCAAAACGGTGATCGACAAGATTTCGCGTCACAGCCCGGATTTCGAAAGCCTCATCGTCCACAAGGAGGTGCGCAGCCCCGCCGATATCGAACGCGAGGTCGGCCTGACCGAGGGCAACATCTTCCAGGGCGAACTGACCTTCGACCAGCTTCTCTTCAACCGGCCGGTGCCGGGCTATGCGCAGTACCGCTCGCCCATCGGGGGGCTTTACATGTGTGGTTCCTCGACCCATCCGGGCGGTGGCGTCATGGGGGCGCCGGGGGCCAATGCGGCGCGCGAGGTGTTGAGAGACCTTGGCAAGCGCATCGACATGGGGGCGGCGGCATGAGCGTCGATGCGATCGTCATCGGCGCGGGCCACAATGGCCTCGTTGCGGCCGCACGGCTGGGGCAGGCGGGCCGGAAGGTGCTGGTGCTGGAGGCGCAGGACCGTCCCGGCGGGCTTCTCGGCGCGTCGGGCGGGATGCGCATCGCGCCGATGCCGACCGGCCTGCATCCCGACATCGCCCGGACCCTCGCGCTGCACCGCCACGGGCTGAGCTACGACAAGCCGATGACAACCATTGTCCTCGGGAGCGGTGCGCCGGTGCGGATCGACGGCGGCAACGCCGCTGGCGTCGATGCCGCGATGGCGGCGGATTACGCCCGGCTGCATCGGCGGCTGGTCAAACAGGCCGGCGCGCTTGGGCAGATGCTCCTGAAGGTGCCGCCGCGTCTCAGCGATGGCGGGGTCGCCGATCTGATCAGCCTCGGGCGGATGGGGTTGTCGGTGCGGATGCTCGGCAAGGCCGACATGCGCGACCTTCTGCGGATCCTTTTGTCGAATGCCTGGGATCTTCTGAACGACGAGATCGGCGACGGTCCGCTGGCGGCGGCGCTGGCCATGGATGCGACGCTGGGCGGCGCGATGGGGCCGCGGTCGCCGGGAACGGTTCTGGCGCTTCTTTACCGCATGGCGGGTCAGGGGGCCGGCGCTGCCGGGCAGCGGGCGATCCCCCTGGGCGGGCCGGAGGCGTTAGTGCAGGCGCTGGTGAAGGCGGTGGAGGAGTCGGGCGGCCAGATCCGCGCTGGCGCACCCGTCGAGCGCATTCTCGTCGGCGACGATGACCGGGTTGCCGGTGTGCGCCTCGCGGGCGGGGAGGAGTTTCGCGCGCCGCTCGTTCTCTCGAACGCGCATCCGCGCCGGACGCTGGTCGATCTTCTCGGCGTGGCCGAGATCGACTCCGAAGACGCCCGCCGGGCCCGGCTGATGGCGACCGAGGGCATGGTCGCGCGGCTCGATCTCGCGCTCTCGTCCATGCCGGAGGTGGAAGGGCTGGGCGCGGGCGATCTTGGCCAGCGGCTGGTGATCGCCCCGGACATGCGGGCGATCGAAACCGCCTTCAACGCGGCCAAGTACCGTGCGCTTCCCGCCCGGCCGATCCTGGAATGCACCATCGTGCCCGGCGACAATCCCAGCCTGTCGGTCAGTGCCCAGTTCGTTCCCCGCACCCTGAAAAGCGGCTGGATCGATGCCGACCGCGCGCAGTTGGCGGCCTCCGTCCTTGGCGTTCTCGATGACGCGCTCCCCGGTATCGCGAAGCGCGTCACCGATACCGCGATCGCCACCCCCGCCGATATCGAGGCGCGCTTCGGCCTGCCGGGCGGACACTGGCATCACGGGGAGTTCCGCGTCGACCAGATGCTGATGCTGCGCCCCTTCGGCGGCGCCGCGCAATACCGGATGCCGGTCGCGGGCCTCTATCTTTGTGGCGCGGGCGCCCATCCGGGCGGCGACATCTCCGGCGCGCCGGGCTGGAACGCGGCCGGTCGGGCTTTGAAGGACGGGAGGGCCGCGACATGACGGCGATGAGGAAAGCCCATCCGCCGGTGCCGATGGGATTGCAGCCCACGCCCTTTCACGACCGGGTCGCGGCCGCGAACCACCAGCGTGGCTGGATGAACTGGATGGGGTTCGCCTCCGCGTCCGTCCTCGATTCGGTGGAGTTCGAGTATTTCGCCATCCGCAATCAGGCGACGGTCTTCGACATCTCGCCGATGATGAAATACCGAATTTCGGGACCCGATGCGGAAGCGGTGGTCAACCGCCTCGTCACCCGCGACATCAGCAAGCTTAAGCCCGGCCGCGTGGCCTATGTCATATGGTGCGATCAGGACGGCAATGTCGTCGATGACGGCACGGTGTTCCGGTTCTCCGAGACGGACTTCCGCCTCTGCTGTCAGGAACCGCAACTCGCCTGGCTCGACGACATCGCCTGGGGGTTCGACGTCACGGTGGAGGATGTGAGCCACCGGATTTCCGGTCTCGCCTTGCAGGGTCCGACCTCCTGCGCGGTTCTGAAGGATATGGGCCTGACCGGTGTCGAGACGATGAAGCCGTTCGATATCAGGGAGTTCAAGGTCAAAGCTAAGGCTCTCACCATCTCCCGCACCGGCTTTA
It encodes the following:
- a CDS encoding aminomethyltransferase family protein; protein product: MTAMRKAHPPVPMGLQPTPFHDRVAAANHQRGWMNWMGFASASVLDSVEFEYFAIRNQATVFDISPMMKYRISGPDAEAVVNRLVTRDISKLKPGRVAYVIWCDQDGNVVDDGTVFRFSETDFRLCCQEPQLAWLDDIAWGFDVTVEDVSHRISGLALQGPTSCAVLKDMGLTGVETMKPFDIREFKVKAKALTISRTGFTGDLGYELWMAPEDALLIWDHMMEAGHLRGIRVIGYEAVEMARIEARFLLPRVDFVSSQTHLRPGRARNPYELGLDWLVALDKPHFNGRRALLRLAEEKPKRKLVAMEIDRDKPAHHALVYHRQKKEVGFVTSALWSPTVKRNIAYAWLDASYYEAGSDLWVEIYLQRELVWQRRMARARIVERPFFRNPRRTATPPADF
- a CDS encoding TetR/AcrR family transcriptional regulator is translated as MTAKISPTSQRTQARIIDAVVETVATHGISGTTLANVAAAAGVSQGVLIFHFKTKEGLLTETLRRLSDEYRKAWEPALAAPDPLDRILGLVRADFGASVCTRKKLALWFAFWGEAGAEPLYNRICEEAEQIRYAAMVGACEALNGGPDPVLLANSIDAMTDGLWLQMHIYGRTVSRADAFDKALGHLRLLLPDHAARI
- a CDS encoding phytoene desaturase family protein → MSVDAIVIGAGHNGLVAAARLGQAGRKVLVLEAQDRPGGLLGASGGMRIAPMPTGLHPDIARTLALHRHGLSYDKPMTTIVLGSGAPVRIDGGNAAGVDAAMAADYARLHRRLVKQAGALGQMLLKVPPRLSDGGVADLISLGRMGLSVRMLGKADMRDLLRILLSNAWDLLNDEIGDGPLAAALAMDATLGGAMGPRSPGTVLALLYRMAGQGAGAAGQRAIPLGGPEALVQALVKAVEESGGQIRAGAPVERILVGDDDRVAGVRLAGGEEFRAPLVLSNAHPRRTLVDLLGVAEIDSEDARRARLMATEGMVARLDLALSSMPEVEGLGAGDLGQRLVIAPDMRAIETAFNAAKYRALPARPILECTIVPGDNPSLSVSAQFVPRTLKSGWIDADRAQLAASVLGVLDDALPGIAKRVTDTAIATPADIEARFGLPGGHWHHGEFRVDQMLMLRPFGGAAQYRMPVAGLYLCGAGAHPGGDISGAPGWNAAGRALKDGRAAT
- a CDS encoding phytoene desaturase family protein — protein: MTYDAIIVGAGHNGLTTACFLARAGLKALVIEKNDYVGGAAVSRELTPGWTYSNCSYVCSLLRPEIIRALELPKFGLQVIPYESGATFNSKGEYFNYSSDHDALRRELVRHNPRDADGYERYSRAVMKQCRFIKPLLLRTAPDPASFRPRDLSELLYIGKRFHDLGERDMAETVRFWTMSIAEFLDEYLETDIVKAHLAGSGIIGTGLGPYSPGTAYVLLHHYMGEVDGAIGAWGFARGGMGAITRAMADSFHASGGEIRAGSGLDRFLVSNGRVTGVVLENGDEFHAKTVVSGMDVRRTFVDHTDAADLPEDFLKGVKRYRFRGSSGKLNIALDGMPSFHAAPKGARFLRGDLHFLDDMEEIERAYDDWKEGRWSSSPYVDFLIPTQIDPTMAPPGKHYATIFVQYAPYELADGAWDDAKREAFAKTVIDKISRHSPDFESLIVHKEVRSPADIEREVGLTEGNIFQGELTFDQLLFNRPVPGYAQYRSPIGGLYMCGSSTHPGGGVMGAPGANAAREVLRDLGKRIDMGAAA